The proteins below come from a single Mycobacterium parmense genomic window:
- a CDS encoding type II secretion system F family protein, whose protein sequence is MTIAAVLLALALWAGPGPAQVRSRAGAPPGGRRREPRDGPAHGPDPLAVASSLDVLAVCLGAGMAVPVAAAAAAESAPPALARILRRAGALLALGADPAVAWSVPAGLPGGAVDAQIDAVLRLARRSASSGAALADAVAELADQCRHDAAHAATAAAERAGVLIAGPLGLCFLPAFVCLGIAPVVAGLAGDVLQSGLL, encoded by the coding sequence ATGACGATCGCGGCCGTGCTGCTCGCGCTGGCGCTGTGGGCCGGCCCCGGCCCGGCGCAGGTGCGGTCGCGCGCCGGGGCGCCCCCCGGCGGCCGTCGCCGGGAGCCGCGGGACGGGCCCGCCCACGGCCCCGATCCGCTGGCGGTCGCATCCAGTCTCGACGTGCTGGCGGTGTGCCTGGGCGCCGGCATGGCGGTGCCCGTCGCCGCGGCGGCCGCCGCCGAGTCCGCACCGCCGGCGCTGGCGCGGATATTGCGCCGCGCCGGCGCCCTGCTGGCCCTGGGGGCCGATCCCGCCGTGGCGTGGTCGGTTCCGGCTGGACTGCCGGGCGGCGCGGTCGACGCTCAGATCGACGCGGTGCTGCGGCTCGCGCGCCGCTCGGCCTCCTCGGGCGCGGCGCTGGCCGATGCCGTCGCCGAATTGGCCGACCAGTGCCGCCACGACGCCGCGCACGCGGCGACCGCCGCCGCCGAGCGGGCCGGGGTGCTGATCGCCGGACCGCTCGGGCTGTGCTTTTTGCCGGCGTTCGTGTGCCTGGGCATCGCGCCGGTGGTCGCGGGTCTGGCCGGCGACGTCTTGCAGTCGGGCCTGCTATGA
- a CDS encoding DEAD/DEAH box helicase translates to MATFGSDLLAVALAGTAADEHPLRHVAELPARGGRPAGWPAWAEPDVVRAFTDRGIAAPWSHQSAAADLAHAGRHVVLSTGTASGKSLAYQLPVLNALATDPRARVLYLSPTKALGHDQLRAATALTAAVPRLRDPGFGVAPTAYDGDSASEVRRFARERSRWLFSNPDMIHLSILRNHARWAALLRGLRFVVVDECHYYRGVFGSNVAMVLRRLLRLCARYSATPTFVFASATTDAPGATAAELIGRPVEEVTDDGSPQGSRTVALWEPALRTDLIGENGAPVRSSAGAEAARVMADLVAEGAQTLTFVRSRRAAELTALGAQARLDEIAPELSPRVASYRAGYLPEDRAALQRALAEGRLRGLATTNALELGVDIAGLDAVVLAGFPGTVASFWQQAGRSGRRGQGALVVLIARDDPLDTYLVHNPAALLGKPVERVVIDPANPYLLGPQLLCAACEMPLDAAEISAFGATEVARGLVEDGLLRVRNGRYFPAAGLQPHAAVDIRGSAGTQIVIVEADTGRLLGSVGADRAPASVHPGAVYLHQGESYVVDSLDLEDGIAFVHAEDPGYATFARELTDIAVTGAGERHEFGPVTLGLVPVRVTHRMVGYLRRRLNGEVIDFIELEMPERTLATTAVMYTITPEALLQKGIDAPRIPGSLHAAEHAAIGLLPLVASCDRGDIGGMSTAIGPDAAGLPSVFVYDGYPGGAGFAERGFRRARTWLGATADAIAACECPRGCPSCVQSPKCGNGNDPLDKAGAVLVLRLVLAELGAEAA, encoded by the coding sequence ATGGCGACCTTCGGCAGCGACCTGCTGGCCGTCGCACTCGCCGGCACGGCGGCAGACGAGCACCCGCTGCGCCATGTCGCGGAACTGCCGGCGCGCGGCGGCCGGCCGGCCGGCTGGCCGGCGTGGGCCGAGCCCGACGTCGTCCGCGCGTTCACCGACCGCGGCATCGCCGCGCCCTGGTCGCACCAATCCGCGGCCGCGGACCTGGCCCACGCCGGGCGCCACGTGGTCCTCAGCACCGGCACCGCGTCGGGCAAGTCGCTGGCCTACCAGCTTCCCGTCCTCAATGCGCTGGCGACCGACCCGCGGGCGCGGGTGCTTTATCTGTCGCCCACGAAGGCACTGGGGCACGACCAGCTGCGCGCGGCGACCGCGCTCACCGCGGCCGTCCCGCGGCTGCGCGATCCTGGTTTCGGGGTCGCGCCCACCGCCTACGACGGCGACAGCGCAAGCGAAGTAAGGCGTTTCGCGCGCGAGCGGTCTCGGTGGCTGTTCTCCAACCCCGACATGATCCATTTGTCGATCCTGCGCAACCACGCCCGCTGGGCCGCGCTGCTGCGGGGGCTGCGGTTTGTCGTTGTCGACGAATGTCACTACTACCGAGGCGTTTTCGGTTCCAATGTGGCGATGGTGCTGCGGCGCCTGTTGCGCCTGTGCGCGCGCTACTCCGCCACCCCGACGTTCGTTTTCGCCAGCGCGACAACGGATGCACCGGGGGCGACGGCCGCCGAGCTGATCGGCCGCCCGGTCGAGGAGGTCACCGACGACGGCTCCCCGCAGGGATCCCGAACGGTGGCGTTGTGGGAGCCCGCCCTGCGCACCGACCTGATCGGTGAGAACGGCGCACCGGTGCGCAGCTCGGCCGGGGCGGAGGCGGCGCGGGTGATGGCCGACCTGGTCGCCGAGGGGGCGCAGACGCTGACGTTCGTACGGTCGCGCCGCGCCGCGGAGTTGACCGCGCTGGGCGCGCAGGCCCGGCTCGACGAGATCGCCCCCGAATTGTCACCACGGGTCGCGTCGTATCGGGCCGGCTACCTGCCCGAGGACCGCGCCGCGCTTCAGCGCGCCCTCGCCGAGGGCCGGTTACGCGGCCTGGCCACCACCAACGCACTGGAGTTGGGCGTCGACATCGCCGGGCTGGACGCGGTGGTGCTCGCCGGTTTCCCTGGCACGGTGGCCTCGTTCTGGCAGCAGGCCGGGCGCTCGGGCCGGCGCGGGCAGGGCGCGCTGGTGGTGCTGATCGCCCGCGACGATCCGCTGGACACCTACCTGGTGCACAATCCCGCCGCGCTGCTGGGCAAACCCGTCGAGCGGGTCGTGATCGACCCCGCCAACCCCTACCTGCTGGGCCCCCAATTGCTCTGTGCTGCTTGTGAAATGCCGCTCGACGCGGCCGAGATCTCCGCTTTCGGGGCCACCGAGGTGGCCCGGGGCCTGGTCGAGGATGGCCTGCTGCGGGTACGCAACGGCCGGTACTTCCCGGCCGCGGGGCTCCAACCGCACGCGGCCGTGGACATTCGGGGCTCGGCCGGCACGCAGATCGTCATCGTGGAGGCCGATACCGGCCGGTTGCTGGGCAGCGTCGGCGCCGACCGGGCCCCGGCCTCGGTGCACCCCGGCGCGGTGTACCTGCATCAGGGTGAGAGCTACGTCGTCGACTCCCTGGACCTCGAGGACGGGATCGCGTTCGTCCACGCCGAGGATCCCGGCTATGCCACGTTCGCCAGGGAACTCACCGACATCGCCGTCACCGGTGCGGGCGAACGTCACGAGTTCGGGCCCGTCACCCTGGGTCTGGTCCCCGTCCGGGTCACCCACCGCATGGTCGGGTATCTGCGCCGCCGGCTCAACGGCGAGGTGATCGACTTCATCGAGCTGGAGATGCCCGAACGCACGCTGGCCACCACCGCCGTCATGTACACGATCACCCCGGAAGCGTTGCTGCAGAAGGGAATCGACGCCCCGCGCATCCCCGGCTCGTTGCATGCCGCCGAGCACGCCGCGATCGGGCTGCTGCCGCTGGTGGCCAGCTGCGACCGCGGCGACATCGGCGGCATGTCCACCGCCATCGGGCCGGATGCCGCCGGCCTTCCCAGCGTGTTCGTCTACGACGGCTACCCGGGTGGGGCGGGCTTCGCCGAGCGGGGCTTCCGGCGCGCCCGCACCTGGCTGGGCGCAACCGCGGACGCCATCGCGGCGTGCGAGTGCCCACGGGGCTGCCCGTCGTGCGTGCAGTCGCCCAAGTGCGGCAACGGCAACGACCCGCTGGACAAGGCGGGGGCCGTGCTGGTGCTGCGGCTGGTGCTCGCGGAGTTGGGGGCGGAAGCGGCCTGA
- a CDS encoding PE family protein gives MSFVMAVPEGLGVASGDLASIGEAITAANAAAAARTTGMMAAAEDEVSTAIAALFSAHGSSFHALSAQAAAFHDQFVQTLSAGAGSYVDAETANVAAFAANPAQTMGQDLTTLINAPSLALTGRPLIGNGANGAAGTGQSGAAGGWLIGNGGAGGSGAAGQNGGNGGVAGLIGTGGVGGAGGAGGGAGGTGGAGGLLWGSGGSGGAGGYDLAGAGGAGGTGGTGGLFGAGGAGGAGGAAPNVGGGGAGGAGGTGGLLGGLFDAGGGDGGAGGISGTGAGGAGGAGGNAGLLAGSGGAGGTGGYSAAAIGGAGGAGGNAGLVFGPGGGGGTGGHSGTGTGGVGGAGGNAGLLLSSGGAGGGGGVAGLTGGAGGTGGAGGLFGVGGAGGAGGVSAGTGGAGGAGGSADLLVGVGGAGGAGGEGFTAGGAGGNAGATALIGTPGTAGEGGFGPAIGSAGLGGAGSPLQPAFDAINGPVEAATGRPLIGDGVSAAPGSGQNGTAGGWLLGDGGAGGSGTGMTGQGGGSGGAAGLLGAGGAGGAGGAGASSGGPGGAGGAGGAGGLISGVGGVGGDGGIAISAGTAGAGGAGGAGGLLGSGGGGGAGGVALSTDIGGAGGAGGAGGTGGVLGGLIGAGGGHGGLGGVSDDGIGGAGGAGGSAGPLAGPGGAGGDGAVGVVGGAGGSGGSAGVLVGGGGQGGIGGAGVTGDGGAGGTGGTAGALFSDGGAGGSGGFSIVAAGGAGGTGGNAFLVGDGGTGGAGGAGGAGTASGGAGGSGGNTFLLGDGGAGGEGGSSPAAAGAGGGGGGSAAIGDGGDGGNQGLGATTTDAAGVGGASGLLLGEQGINGSLA, from the coding sequence GTGTCGTTTGTGATGGCGGTGCCGGAGGGCCTGGGGGTGGCGTCCGGCGATCTGGCCAGCATCGGCGAGGCGATCACCGCGGCCAACGCGGCCGCGGCCGCCCGGACCACGGGGATGATGGCCGCGGCCGAGGACGAGGTGTCGACGGCCATCGCGGCACTGTTCTCGGCACACGGCAGCAGCTTTCACGCGCTCAGCGCGCAGGCGGCGGCGTTTCACGACCAGTTCGTGCAGACACTGAGCGCGGGTGCGGGGTCCTATGTCGACGCGGAGACCGCCAATGTCGCGGCGTTTGCCGCCAATCCGGCGCAGACGATGGGTCAGGACCTGACCACCTTGATCAACGCGCCCAGCCTGGCGCTAACCGGGCGCCCGCTGATCGGCAACGGCGCCAACGGGGCCGCGGGTACCGGGCAAAGCGGCGCGGCCGGCGGCTGGCTGATCGGCAACGGCGGCGCGGGCGGATCCGGTGCGGCGGGCCAGAACGGCGGCAACGGCGGGGTCGCGGGCCTGATCGGCACCGGCGGTGTCGGTGGCGCCGGCGGTGCAGGCGGCGGCGCCGGCGGAACGGGCGGGGCCGGCGGACTGCTGTGGGGCAGCGGCGGAAGCGGAGGCGCGGGCGGATACGACCTCGCCGGCGCCGGCGGGGCCGGTGGCACCGGTGGCACCGGCGGGTTGTTCGGAGCCGGCGGGGCGGGTGGAGCAGGCGGGGCGGCGCCCAACGTCGGGGGCGGCGGGGCCGGAGGAGCCGGTGGAACCGGCGGCCTACTCGGCGGGCTCTTCGACGCGGGTGGCGGGGACGGCGGAGCCGGCGGAATCAGCGGCACGGGTGCCGGCGGTGCCGGTGGTGCCGGCGGCAACGCCGGCCTGCTCGCCGGTTCGGGTGGCGCCGGCGGGACGGGCGGATACAGCGCCGCCGCGATCGGCGGGGCCGGCGGGGCCGGCGGCAACGCCGGCCTGGTGTTCGGCCCTGGCGGAGGCGGCGGGACCGGCGGACACAGCGGCACCGGCACGGGCGGAGTGGGCGGCGCGGGCGGCAACGCCGGGCTGCTGTTGTCCAGTGGCGGGGCCGGCGGGGGCGGCGGAGTGGCCGGGTTGACCGGCGGGGCCGGCGGGACCGGCGGTGCAGGCGGGCTATTCGGGGTGGGCGGAGCCGGCGGGGCCGGCGGAGTCAGTGCCGGCACCGGCGGAGCCGGTGGGGCCGGCGGCAGCGCCGACCTACTCGTGGGTGTCGGTGGGGCCGGCGGCGCCGGCGGCGAGGGCTTCACCGCCGGTGGCGCCGGCGGCAACGCGGGCGCCACCGCGCTGATCGGCACCCCCGGCACCGCCGGCGAGGGCGGGTTCGGCCCCGCCATCGGCAGCGCCGGCCTCGGCGGCGCGGGCTCGCCGTTGCAGCCGGCATTCGACGCCATCAACGGGCCCGTCGAGGCTGCCACCGGGCGGCCACTGATCGGCGACGGGGTCAGCGCGGCCCCGGGATCCGGTCAAAACGGCACCGCCGGCGGGTGGTTGCTCGGTGACGGGGGCGCGGGCGGCTCAGGCACGGGGATGACGGGTCAGGGCGGCGGCTCCGGCGGCGCCGCGGGGCTCCTGGGCGCGGGCGGCGCCGGTGGGGCCGGCGGGGCCGGCGCAAGCTCGGGCGGGCCTGGCGGAGCCGGCGGAGCCGGCGGTGCGGGCGGGCTGATATCCGGCGTCGGCGGGGTTGGCGGGGACGGCGGAATCGCCATATCCGCCGGCACCGCGGGGGCCGGCGGAGCCGGCGGGGCCGGCGGGCTGCTCGGAAGTGGCGGGGGCGGCGGAGCCGGCGGGGTCGCCCTGTCGACCGATATCGGCGGTGCCGGGGGCGCAGGCGGGGCAGGCGGGACCGGCGGGGTGCTCGGCGGGCTGATCGGCGCCGGCGGGGGGCATGGTGGCCTCGGCGGAGTGAGCGACGACGGCATTGGCGGCGCCGGCGGCGCCGGCGGCAGCGCCGGCCCACTTGCCGGGCCCGGCGGTGCGGGCGGGGATGGCGCCGTCGGCGTGGTCGGCGGCGCCGGAGGAAGCGGGGGCAGTGCAGGTGTGCTGGTCGGCGGCGGCGGACAGGGCGGGATCGGCGGAGCCGGCGTGACCGGGGATGGCGGTGCCGGCGGGACCGGCGGCACCGCGGGCGCGCTCTTCTCCGACGGCGGCGCCGGCGGCAGCGGCGGATTCAGCATTGTCGCCGCGGGCGGCGCCGGTGGAACCGGCGGTAACGCCTTCCTTGTTGGCGACGGCGGGACCGGCGGTGCCGGCGGCGCCGGTGGTGCCGGTACCGCCTCCGGAGGGGCCGGTGGGAGCGGCGGGAACACCTTCTTGCTCGGCGACGGCGGAGCCGGCGGCGAGGGCGGCAGCAGCCCGGCCGCCGCGGGTGCGGGCGGAGGCGGCGGCGGGAGCGCGGCGATCGGCGACGGCGGCGACGGCGGAAACCAGGGGCTTGGAGCGACGACGACCGATGCCGCCGGTGTCGGTGGCGCGTCCGGTCTGCTGTTGGGCGAACAGGGGATCAACGGCTCGTTGGCGTGA
- a CDS encoding Rv3654c family TadE-like protein, translated as MLAAGMVIVLLWVTGAGAYLGSVVVARHRAQAAADLAALAAATRLPAGEAAACARATTVAREMGVDGDRCEVDGLDVVVTVRVGVPFAGVARAAARAGPVDTL; from the coding sequence GTGCTCGCGGCGGGGATGGTCATCGTGCTGCTGTGGGTCACCGGCGCGGGCGCCTACCTCGGCTCGGTGGTGGTCGCGCGGCACCGCGCGCAGGCGGCGGCCGACCTGGCCGCGTTGGCCGCCGCGACGCGCCTGCCTGCCGGGGAGGCGGCGGCCTGCGCCCGTGCGACGACGGTGGCCCGTGAGATGGGCGTCGACGGCGACCGGTGCGAGGTGGACGGTCTCGACGTGGTCGTCACGGTCCGGGTTGGCGTCCCGTTCGCCGGCGTCGCGCGGGCCGCCGCGCGGGCAGGTCCGGTCGACACGTTGTGA
- a CDS encoding TadE family type IV pilus minor pilin: MVVVLALCLAGLTAVSMQVRCVDAAREAARLAARGDQRSALEAAHRLAPGGARVDVRRDGDFLVATVVAHSKLLPTLAIGAKAVSAAEPLR, from the coding sequence CTGGTGGTGGTGCTGGCGCTGTGCCTGGCCGGCCTCACGGCGGTGTCGATGCAGGTCCGCTGCGTCGACGCGGCCCGCGAGGCCGCACGGTTGGCGGCGCGCGGTGATCAGCGCTCGGCACTCGAGGCCGCCCACCGACTCGCGCCGGGCGGGGCGCGGGTCGATGTGCGCCGCGACGGCGATTTCCTGGTCGCCACGGTGGTCGCCCACTCGAAGCTTCTGCCCACCTTGGCCATTGGGGCAAAGGCGGTATCGGCCGCGGAGCCGCTGCGATGA
- a CDS encoding PAS domain-containing protein has product MAHDWLLVETLGGDPAVVAQGRQLKNLVPITSFLRRSPYLSAVRTAIAESLQTGQSLTSITPKRDRVIRTEPVVMSDGYIHGVHVWTGPADAEPPERPTPGPLKWDLTLGVATDTRESLTNSGKNPEVEVTLGRAFAEDLPSRELNPNETKVLAMAVKAKPDQTLCSTWDLTDWQGSPIRIGFVARTKIESGPDGRDHLVARAINWRCELKGPGVSTDDLAQRILSGLAQAGVHRALVDLNNWTLLKWLDEPCTFYDWKGTIETGKPKVHPDDERLMTSMTKEFADGATSRVLRMPGHDADWVPVHVTVNRIELEPETFAGLVSLRLPTTEELAGAGLPDSAT; this is encoded by the coding sequence ATGGCCCACGACTGGTTGCTCGTGGAGACGCTGGGGGGTGACCCCGCCGTGGTGGCCCAGGGGCGGCAACTCAAGAATCTCGTCCCGATCACCTCGTTTCTGCGCCGCAGTCCCTACCTCTCGGCGGTCCGCACGGCGATCGCCGAGTCGTTGCAGACCGGCCAGAGCCTGACCAGCATCACCCCGAAGCGTGACCGCGTGATCCGCACCGAACCGGTCGTGATGTCCGACGGTTACATCCACGGCGTGCACGTCTGGACCGGCCCTGCCGACGCCGAACCCCCCGAGCGGCCGACCCCCGGCCCGCTGAAGTGGGATCTGACCCTCGGCGTGGCCACCGACACCCGGGAGTCGCTGACCAACAGCGGCAAGAATCCCGAGGTCGAGGTCACCTTGGGCCGGGCTTTCGCCGAGGACCTTCCCTCCCGCGAGCTTAACCCGAACGAGACGAAGGTGCTCGCCATGGCGGTCAAAGCGAAGCCAGACCAAACCCTCTGCAGCACTTGGGATCTCACCGACTGGCAAGGGTCGCCGATCCGGATCGGGTTCGTTGCGCGCACCAAGATCGAGTCCGGGCCCGACGGCCGCGACCACCTGGTCGCGCGGGCCATCAACTGGCGCTGCGAGCTCAAAGGCCCGGGGGTGTCGACCGACGACCTGGCGCAACGCATCCTCAGCGGCCTCGCGCAGGCCGGAGTGCACCGCGCCCTCGTGGACCTCAACAACTGGACGCTGCTGAAGTGGCTCGACGAGCCCTGCACCTTCTACGACTGGAAGGGCACCATCGAGACCGGCAAGCCGAAGGTCCACCCCGACGACGAGCGGCTGATGACGTCGATGACAAAGGAATTCGCCGACGGCGCGACCAGTCGCGTGCTGCGGATGCCCGGCCACGACGCCGATTGGGTGCCCGTGCACGTCACGGTCAACCGGATCGAACTGGAACCCGAGACCTTCGCGGGGTTGGTCTCGCTGCGCCTGCCCACCACCGAGGAACTCGCCGGGGCGGGACTGCCCGACTCGGCGACGTGA
- the cspA gene encoding cold shock protein CspA: protein MPQGTVKWFNAEKGFGFIAPEDGSADVFVHYTEIQGSGFRTLEENQKVEFEIGHSPKGPQATGVRSL, encoded by the coding sequence ATGCCACAGGGAACTGTGAAGTGGTTCAACGCGGAGAAGGGCTTCGGGTTCATCGCTCCCGAAGACGGATCCGCGGATGTTTTTGTCCACTACACGGAGATCCAGGGTTCGGGCTTCCGCACCCTCGAAGAGAACCAGAAGGTCGAGTTCGAAATCGGCCACAGCCCGAAGGGGCCCCAGGCCACCGGAGTCCGCTCTCTGTAA
- a CDS encoding PE family protein, with protein MSFVMAVPEALGVASSNLARIREAISAANAAAAPQTTGMAAAAEDEVSTAIAALFSAHGQGFQALSARAAEFHDQFLQALTSSTGSYTSAEAANLSALSANPAQSIGQDLLGLINAPSLALTGRPLIGNGANAAPGSGQNGAPGGWLLGNGGTGSAGAAGQNGGNGGAAGLIGTGGAGGSGGSGGGAGGAGGTGGLLWGNGGVGGTGGYNFFGTAGTGGAGGAGGLFGAGGAGGAGGADPSTAAGSVGGTGGAGGTGGLFSGLVGAGGGDGGAGGLSGGGVGGTGGAGGNAGLLAGPGGSGGAGGYSGGPAGGAGGTGGNAGLVFGAGGAGGTGGHSGTGVGGAGGNGGQAGLMFSSGGTGGAGGVSGVTGGAGGAGGNGGLFGGGGTGGAGGIGLTTGGAGGTGGSANLLVGVGGAGGAGGEGFTAGGAGGNGGGAALIGTPGIAGEGGSGPATGTPGVDGVASPLQPVFNAVNLPAEALTGRPLIGNGVNAAPGSGQNGTPGGWLIGDGGAGGSGAGGSGQAGGAGGAAGLLGVGGAGGAGASSLTAGGGAGGAGGMGGLFSGDGGVGGAGGFSDASTAGAGGVGGAGGLIGGGGVGGAGGIALFDDAGGSGGAGGTGGAGGLLSGFFGAGGGHGGAGGVGDAGVGGAGGAGGSAGLLGGFGGAGGDGGFGGASGAAGTGGTGGAGGNAGILFGSGGMGGDGGFGQVGGGGGGHGGQAGLLFSDGGSGGAGGFSATATGGTGGTGGTAPLLGDGGTGGAAGVGATGGAGGTGGNAFLVGNGGSGGEGGGSQTDGGPGGNGGSSVVIGNGGGGGNGGVGLVIGAPGTGGTPGLLLGANGADGLI; from the coding sequence ATGTCGTTTGTGATGGCGGTGCCGGAGGCACTCGGGGTGGCTTCCAGCAATCTAGCCCGCATCCGCGAGGCCATCAGCGCGGCCAACGCGGCCGCCGCGCCCCAGACGACGGGGATGGCGGCCGCGGCCGAGGACGAGGTGTCGACGGCCATCGCCGCGCTGTTCTCCGCCCACGGTCAGGGTTTCCAGGCGCTCAGCGCGCGGGCGGCGGAGTTCCACGACCAGTTCCTGCAGGCGCTGACCTCGAGCACGGGCTCCTACACCAGCGCCGAGGCCGCCAACCTCAGCGCGTTGAGCGCCAATCCGGCCCAGTCCATCGGACAGGACCTGCTCGGCCTGATCAACGCGCCCAGCCTGGCCCTCACCGGGCGCCCGCTGATCGGCAACGGCGCCAACGCGGCTCCCGGCTCGGGCCAGAACGGCGCGCCCGGCGGTTGGCTGCTGGGCAACGGCGGCACCGGCAGCGCGGGCGCGGCGGGCCAGAACGGCGGCAACGGCGGAGCCGCCGGGCTGATCGGCACCGGCGGCGCCGGGGGGAGCGGCGGGTCCGGCGGCGGGGCCGGTGGCGCCGGCGGGACCGGCGGGCTGCTGTGGGGCAACGGCGGCGTCGGCGGCACCGGCGGTTACAACTTCTTCGGGACGGCCGGGACGGGTGGCGCCGGGGGGGCCGGCGGCCTGTTCGGGGCAGGCGGGGCGGGCGGCGCCGGTGGCGCCGATCCCAGCACCGCCGCCGGTTCGGTCGGCGGGACCGGCGGCGCCGGCGGGACGGGCGGATTGTTTAGCGGGCTGGTCGGTGCGGGTGGCGGCGACGGCGGCGCGGGCGGGCTCAGCGGCGGCGGCGTCGGGGGCACCGGCGGCGCCGGCGGCAACGCCGGCCTGCTCGCCGGTCCCGGCGGCAGTGGGGGCGCCGGCGGATACAGCGGCGGCCCGGCCGGCGGGGCCGGCGGCACGGGCGGCAACGCCGGCCTGGTCTTCGGCGCCGGTGGCGCGGGCGGGACCGGCGGGCACAGCGGAACGGGCGTCGGCGGAGCCGGCGGCAACGGCGGCCAGGCGGGTCTGATGTTCTCCAGCGGCGGCACGGGCGGCGCCGGCGGCGTCTCCGGAGTCACCGGCGGGGCGGGTGGCGCCGGCGGCAACGGTGGCCTGTTCGGTGGTGGCGGGACGGGTGGTGCCGGCGGAATCGGTCTCACGACCGGCGGGGCCGGCGGAACCGGCGGCAGCGCAAACCTGCTGGTGGGCGTGGGTGGCGCGGGCGGCGCCGGCGGCGAGGGCTTCACCGCCGGCGGCGCCGGGGGTAACGGCGGCGGCGCCGCGCTGATCGGCACACCCGGCATCGCCGGCGAAGGTGGCAGCGGCCCGGCCACGGGCACACCTGGCGTCGACGGTGTCGCCTCCCCACTGCAGCCGGTGTTCAACGCGGTCAATCTGCCCGCCGAGGCGCTCACCGGCCGCCCGCTGATCGGCAACGGCGTCAACGCGGCCCCGGGAAGCGGCCAGAACGGAACGCCGGGCGGCTGGTTGATCGGTGACGGCGGCGCCGGCGGCTCAGGTGCCGGCGGGTCGGGCCAGGCCGGCGGCGCCGGCGGGGCCGCGGGGCTGCTGGGAGTCGGCGGCGCCGGCGGGGCCGGCGCGAGCTCGTTGACCGCCGGCGGCGGCGCCGGTGGGGCCGGTGGGATGGGCGGCTTGTTCTCCGGCGACGGCGGGGTCGGCGGGGCCGGCGGATTCAGCGACGCCAGCACGGCGGGTGCCGGCGGGGTCGGCGGCGCCGGCGGGCTGATCGGCGGGGGCGGCGTCGGGGGTGCCGGCGGGATCGCGCTGTTCGACGACGCCGGCGGCTCCGGCGGGGCAGGCGGGACCGGCGGGGCCGGGGGCCTGCTCAGCGGGTTCTTCGGCGCCGGCGGCGGGCACGGCGGTGCCGGTGGCGTCGGCGACGCCGGCGTCGGGGGCGCGGGCGGAGCCGGCGGCAGCGCGGGCCTGCTGGGCGGCTTCGGCGGGGCGGGCGGCGACGGCGGGTTCGGCGGTGCCAGCGGGGCGGCCGGCACCGGCGGAACCGGCGGGGCCGGGGGCAACGCCGGGATACTGTTCGGCAGCGGCGGCATGGGCGGTGACGGCGGCTTCGGCCAGGTCGGCGGCGGTGGCGGCGGGCACGGCGGCCAGGCGGGGCTGCTGTTCTCCGACGGTGGCTCCGGCGGCGCCGGCGGGTTCAGCGCCACCGCAACCGGCGGGACCGGGGGAACCGGCGGCACAGCGCCACTGCTCGGTGACGGCGGGACCGGCGGGGCCGCCGGGGTCGGTGCCACCGGCGGCGCGGGCGGGACCGGCGGCAACGCCTTCCTGGTCGGCAATGGGGGTTCCGGCGGCGAGGGCGGCGGCAGTCAGACGGACGGCGGTCCCGGCGGAAACGGCGGCTCCAGCGTGGTGATCGGCAATGGCGGCGGCGGGGGCAACGGCGGGGTCGGTCTCGTCATCGGCGCCCCGGGAACCGGCGGCACACCCGGCTTGCTCTTGGGCGCAAACGGTGCCGATGGGCTGATCTAG
- a CDS encoding DUF4244 domain-containing protein, translating to MINMFRAFLARLTVLVTDESGMSTVEYAIGTIAAAAFAAILYTVVTGDSIVSALTNIIARALNTKV from the coding sequence ATGATCAACATGTTTCGCGCTTTCCTGGCACGCCTGACGGTCCTGGTGACCGACGAGTCGGGCATGTCGACCGTCGAGTACGCGATCGGCACTATCGCCGCGGCCGCCTTCGCCGCGATCCTGTACACCGTGGTCACCGGCGATTCCATCGTCTCGGCGCTGACCAACATCATCGCGCGCGCGCTGAACACGAAGGTCTAG